AGAATGACTCGCGCATCATGTCCAGCAGCCGCTCGCGGTCTTTCACCGACTCAAGCCGCGATCGCAGGTCGTTTTCCATCGCCGCCAGCATTTCGACGTCGGCCGCCGGATCGAGGCAGCGCACGCGCTTCCAATCGCGAGCGAACCGCACGTGCGCTGAGTCATCTGCGCGGCCCAGCAGCACGACGCCGATGTTCACAAACTCATTGCGCACCGCGTCGGGAACATAACGCAGCAACACGAACTCGCATTGTTGGCGATCGGCCATGTTGCGTTTGACCTTGCCCGCGACAGCCGCAACCTGTTAGTCCGCGCTCGCTTCCGCCCGCCACTCCGGAAAAGGATCGCGCGACGATGTGCGAAACTCCTCGATCAACTCCCGCACCTGGCTCTTGCGCCGGATGAGGCCGTTGAGCAGCCGCTCCAGCGCATCCCAGTCGCCGCCGTACCACTCCGGTGGCACATCGTTGCCGCATTCCCAGATGGCCGAATCCTCGAGCTGTTCGATCCGTGTCAGGCACGGATCGAACGAGCCCCAGTCGCGAACACCCTCGTACACCTCGTTCCACGGATAGACGCCGCGCAACGGCGAGTCAGGAAATGTCCACTCACCTGCGTTGAAGCAGTACCCATGATCAATGAACGAAACCGTGTACTTGCGCTCGCGCGCCCTCTTCCAGAAGACTGCCTGCCGGCCGTTGGCGTTTGCCGTCCATTTATCGAACGCCAGCATGCCGGCAAAATCTGAAAGATTGCGCACTCGCTCCAAATGCGACTGCGGCAGCCAGTCGAGCACCTGGCCGTCGAACGGCGGCAGAATGTAACGTGAGCCGAACTGCAGCCCATCCGCGCACCGCTCGCTGCGTCCCGCCACCTGGATGGTCATCTCCGGGCTGTGCTCAATCAGCCAGGCGCTGACCTCCACGACTTCGGCCTTCGGGACCGGCAGGCCAACTTTTTCCGCCAGCCGAGTGGCCACCAGTTCGTTAGCCAGCACTCGCGGATGTTGGGGGTTGTTGCGGAATTTCACTACGTACAGGTTGCTGTCGGAGCAGCGCATCAGTTGCGATTGCGCTCCCCCGCGCATGCGTCGGACGTGTTGTATCGCTGCGATCGCCACGCCCTGTAAGCGTAGTGCCGAACAACAACTCACCCCTCAATTTGCCCATCCGGGAGGGCCGCGATTTTACCTTAACCCGTGCCGAATCGGGAGGCTGAGGAACCGCAGTCCGCTTCGGGACACAGTTGACACTTCTTTGCGCACCGCTGCTGCGATGGCCATCGCCATGATCGCATCGTCGTGTGCACCCGACGCCGCACCGGCCGAACCATCCGGACGCCGCACAAACGTTCTGCACTCGCGCAACAATCGCATACTGCTGAACAGTTGCGGCGCATCGCTCAGCAACACCGCGAACTGCTCCAGCATGTTCGGCCGCGATATGGCAGATGTGTACCAGCCCAGCTTCCCTTGCTGCTGGTAGATCTGCTGATAGTGCTCACTCGCCACCAGATGCGCGAGCACCGCCTGGCCGTGATTGTTGCGCTCCACGGCCAGCGTGGCGTGGTTGTACTCACGCCCCAATTTCGCGACCGCCGCAGCCAGCTCGCGCGGCGGCAAATGCCCGTAGAGTTCGGCGCACTGCAGGCCAGTCCTGGTCTCGACGACCTGGGCACAGGAGAAGTCTCCCTCACTTCCGCCGCCGGCCGGGTCCACACCGATGGTGTAATCGCTGCCGGGCTGCGGCGGCCACCAGATAGCGAGCCGCTCGTTGTCGCGCATTTCCAGCGGAGGCGCGCAATCAGCCAGCCGGCGGTCAATCGTCGCGACGTCGAAGACGCACTCTCCCGACGCCAGAAAACAGCTCTCGGCGTCTTCGGCGAACTCCTGCCGCGCCAGACGGCCGAACTGCGCGACAATTTCGCGCCGAAACGCGATCTGCTCGTGCGAGAGCGACCAGCGTTCCGCGAGGACCTGCTCTTCCTCCGTCAACTCCAGTGCCTGTTCCAGCGGACGCCGGTACGTTGCCTCCCACCACCAGGGAAAGAAGTGGCGGACGTAGCCGCTGTGCTCCGCCTGTTGCCACTCCCGGAAAAAACTCCCGGCGGCGCCGCTGGGAGTGGACTCCAGCACAATTTCGCCGCCGGGAACAACGGCCGCGCGCAGTGACGCCAGCGTCTCCCCGGCGTCGCGCGGCCAGCGCGCAACCTCGGAGCAGTGCAGGTTGCGAATCGTGAGCCCGCGCCCGGCATTCGCGTCACCCGCCGACTCCACTCGGTACTCGCTGTCGAGCAGCGGAAACACAATCTGCCGGACGTTGGAACGCCGCGTTTGCAGCGCCCCGGTGCGTAGCGCTTCCGGCAGGTTCTCCAAGAAGCGATGCACGATGCGGAAAATCGCCTCCGCCGAACTGTGGTCGTGCGCTACTTGCACGGTCATGCACCCGGGCCGTGTGATCGTGTCGATAAAAAACCGTGCCGCCACCCAGGTGGTGATTCCGACCTGGCGCGCCTTCAATACGATGTTGCGTGTCCCGGCCCGGCGCTCGAACTCGCGCTGCGTGGCTTGCGCCTGGAGCGGCACGCGTTGGCCCCTCTTATCGCGGACCCAGAGCAACCCTTCGATGAGTTGCAGCCTTGCGCCAAGTCTGGTGTCGCCGCGAAGCCACTCACCAAGCAAAATCAGTTCGTCGCGGTCACAGAGTGCCTCTGGCCGGACTCTCAGATCCGGTCGCCGGCCGCGCCGGCTGCGCTCGCGTCAGCTCGTTTCACTTGTCCCTCCGCAACGTCGCCAGGCTCGTTTCCCTCGCGTCCTGCATCAGCAAATCCTTGGGAATGGCGATCATCAGTCCCTTCGTCAGCGGCGATCGCAGAAACAGGAAGCATGCCGCGCCGGCTCCCGTCAGCAGCCCCGACCCAAGCGCAACCGGAAAAGTCTGTGCCGCAACCAGCGCCGTCCCCATCGCGAAGCTGAACGCCGTGCAGTAGCTCCACACCATCGCGAAGCAGAGCCGCGCCCATTCGTTCAGTCGGTGCGCTCGAACAAGCCCGACCACAAGGGCGGCGGCGCCGCTGAACGGATCCATTTAGTTTTTGCTTGCGGCAGTCGGGTGATACAGCAGCCCGCCCATGAACACCAGGAATGCGCCGAGTGACGTGAGCCCCGGATGCGTGGCCACGAACGCCGCGATCGCCGCCTGCACGCTCGGCACCTGCGCTATCGCCGTGAGCACGGCCGACGCGCTCAGCAACACTTTCGTGAGTTGCTTCATTGCTCCTCCCTTTTGGTTTTGTGGGTTCGCTGGATCTCTAGCTGCCTTTGAAGGTCGCCACAATGCAGGTCCAGAGATCGTTTGCACCCAGGCTGAACGTGGCTTTAGCAGCCTCGGTGGCGCTTACGGTCACATCTTCGCTGCCGATTTTTTCCGCCGATGTGCTCTGCCGTAGCGTCATCGGGTGCCCGTTGCCGTCGTTTCCGGCAGTAAACGTCTGCACGCCGCCGACGGATGCCGCGCCGAACACGAGTTCCTTCGCCTGCGTCGTGGTTGCGGTCGCGGTGCTGTCCGGCGCTGCGTTGGCCGCAGCGCCCGAACTTGCAGTTACCGTCTTGTCGAGCGGATCGCCAGTCGAAAGCACGCCGGAATACTCGAAAACCTGGCAACGCACCGTTGCCGCCGCCCCTGACACGGTTCCGGTAACGGTGTTGGCTCCTCCGTTGATGTTCCAGGCGTACCAAACGAAGAGGCCGTGGCCATCGCTCGTCTGATCCTGCGCTGCGGCCTGCGTCCAATGTGTGTTGCCCTGAGTGTCGGTGACCGAGGAAATCGCTCTTCCCGCGGCCGCCACACGAATCACGTAGATGGCCAGATTGCCGGCCGTACTGTTGCTCGAGTAACTCACCGCGCACGTGGTCGAGCTCCCGGGCGCGTTGTGGTTCGACTGCACATAGGTCGGCGTTCCGCCACCGCCAGCCGCGAGCGGCCGGCGCTTAACGATCGTGAGCTGCGCCGGGGCCGACACAACGACCAGCGCGGCCAGAGCCGATGTGAGAGCGCGCTTCAATTACATCGCCCTCCGAATCGTCAGCTCTACACCGATCAAGCGAGCGGTTGCCGCAATCGTATCGGCGGCGTCGTTGCCATCGCGAAACAGCTTGATGTGCAGCAGGTTTCCCGGATTACAGCCCGTAATCGTGGCTGCGCTAATCGACGACACCTGGACGCGGTTCGCCGTCCCGGGTGCCGCGGTCGTCACGGTCGAGGCCGTGTTGAATGCCGGATCATCGGTCGCGCTCGCTGCAACATCGGTGCAGGCTGTCGACAGCGACCACTTCGCATTGCCGCTCGTCGCGCTCGTCGTCCAGATGATGCGGGCATCAATGTTCCCGGTGAAGTCTGCCGGAAGAAGAAGCGTGTTCTGCGCCGAGAACCCCCCCGACGTGTCGGCGTAATCGAGCACGCCCTTCTGGGTATTCGTGCCTGTCACGCAGGCAGGGGAAGCCGGCGTGGAGGTTGGGAGGTCCCAAAACGGCGACGCAGTCGCATTGTTGCATCCCGCGGCCGGCAACCATACTTTGGTGGGGATCGTAATCACGTTGCCGCTACCCTCGGCGTCGAGCGTCTTGTTGGTCAGCGTCTCGGTGCTCGATGGCGAAACGTAGTCGGTCCCCGCCGTCGCGGCAGAAAAGGCCGACGTCCCGTTCCCCTTGACGATGCCGCTGATCGTGGTCACACCCGTGCCACCGTTGCCGACGGCGGTCGTGCCCGTTACATCGTTCGTATCGTTAAGCGCAACCTTCCTGGCAGCGGCATCGAGAGAGCCCGCCGTGCTGTGCCAAAAACCCGTGCCCGTCACCGACGAACCGCCGCCGCCGCACGGGGTGCCGGCGTCGCCAAGTTTGCCGCCGGCAACCCACTTCACGCAGTTGTCAGTTGTCGGATCCGCACCCAGGTCCGTGCTGGCGACTTTCACTCCGGGTACGCTGCCAAAGGCATCCTTCACCGCGGAAGTACCGAGCCCCAGGTTCGCCCGGGCCGTAGCGGCGCTGGCAAGGTCGCTCAAATTATTCGTGGCTTTCAGGTAGGCCACGAGCGCTCCTGAGGCTACCCACCCGGTGTTTCCCGTGCCGGATTCCTTGAAGTAGATCGACGTTCCTGCTCCGCCGTCCGTGCGATACCACGTTGATCCGACGCTCGCCGCTACCACTCCCTCGGGAGACCCCGGGCCCGACATCGCGCACACACTCCCCGCACCGAAGCAGTAGCCCTTCGAGTCGATATGCACAATGTTGCTACCGCCCACAGCCACGTAGAACCCGGCATCGGAATCCGCCAGCCCAACCGAGAGCGAGTGCGTCCCCGCGTAAAATCCGTAACCCAACGCGCTTCCAATTCGAATTCCAGGAGTTGCATTGTTTCCCGCTGGCG
This genomic interval from Terriglobales bacterium contains the following:
- a CDS encoding HipA family kinase, which encodes MRGGAQSQLMRCSDSNLYVVKFRNNPQHPRVLANELVATRLAEKVGLPVPKAEVVEVSAWLIEHSPEMTIQVAGRSERCADGLQFGSRYILPPFDGQVLDWLPQSHLERVRNLSDFAGMLAFDKWTANANGRQAVFWKRARERKYTVSFIDHGYCFNAGEWTFPDSPLRGVYPWNEVYEGVRDWGSFDPCLTRIEQLEDSAIWECGNDVPPEWYGGDWDALERLLNGLIRRKSQVRELIEEFRTSSRDPFPEWRAEASAD
- a CDS encoding terminase, whose protein sequence is MPLQAQATQREFERRAGTRNIVLKARQVGITTWVAARFFIDTITRPGCMTVQVAHDHSSAEAIFRIVHRFLENLPEALRTGALQTRRSNVRQIVFPLLDSEYRVESAGDANAGRGLTIRNLHCSEVARWPRDAGETLASLRAAVVPGGEIVLESTPSGAAGSFFREWQQAEHSGYVRHFFPWWWEATYRRPLEQALELTEEEQVLAERWSLSHEQIAFRREIVAQFGRLARQEFAEDAESCFLASGECVFDVATIDRRLADCAPPLEMRDNERLAIWWPPQPGSDYTIGVDPAGGGSEGDFSCAQVVETRTGLQCAELYGHLPPRELAAAVAKLGREYNHATLAVERNNHGQAVLAHLVASEHYQQIYQQQGKLGWYTSAISRPNMLEQFAVLLSDAPQLFSSMRLLRECRTFVRRPDGSAGAASGAHDDAIMAMAIAAAVRKEVSTVSRSGLRFLSLPIRHGLR